One genomic segment of Odocoileus virginianus isolate 20LAN1187 ecotype Illinois chromosome 33, Ovbor_1.2, whole genome shotgun sequence includes these proteins:
- the EPO gene encoding erythropoietin, producing the protein MHLLRPGEPPTQASCPGCDPSGPHLPRPLTHTASPQPPTRTHTADNSPDPRPPPQSPGQQSPGQPRRSPRRAVLRTLAPGSARSVPTPLGARGPRPPRSAGGAALPRRASRDAGPRRRHPPSPRSLRGQESPEESRNLSRRQGGGLGVQGEEARLCGCRGRLRHLGLRATTRICEKGRRCQTGIEVWPGEVDAAGLSFLDCTPLLLLLLLSFLLFPPGLPVLGAPPRLICDSRVLERYILEAREAENATMGCVEGCSFNENITVPDTKVNFYAWKRMEVQQQALEVWQGLAQLSEAILRGQVLLANASQPCEALRLHVDKAVSGLRSLTSLLRALGAQKEAIPLPDATPSTAPLRTFTVDALSKLFRIYSNFLRGKLTLYAGEACRRGDR; encoded by the exons ATGCATCTGCTCCGCCCCGGCGAGCCCCCGACCCAGGCGTCCTGCCCCGGCTGTGACCCCTCCGGTCCCCACCTCCCGCGACCCCTCACGCACAcagcctccccccaaccccccacccgcACGCACACAGCTGATAACAGCCCCGACCCCCGGCCGCCGCCGCAGTCCCCGGGCCAACAGTCCCCGGGCCAACCCCGCCGGTCGCCTCGCCGCGCCGTCCTCCGGACCCTGGCCCCGGGCTCTGCGCGCTCTGTCCCGACCCCGCTCGGCGCCCGGGGACCGCGGCCCCCTCGTTCGGCCGGCGGGGCGGCCCTGCCCCGTCGAGCTTCCCGGGATGCGGGGCCGCGGCGCAGGCACCCGCCGAGCCCCAGGTCGCTGAGGGGCCAG GAATCCCCCGAGGAGAGTCGGAACCTGAGCCGGAGACAGGGCGGAGGGCTGGGGGTTCAGGGAGAAGAGGCGCGGCTCTGTGGGTGCCGAGGAAGACTCAGACACCTGGGTCTGAGAGCCACAACCCGGATCTGCGAGAAGGGACGCCGCTGTCAGACCGGGATTGAAGTTTGGCCGGGAGAAGTGGATGCCG CCGGACTCTCTTTCCTAGACTGtactccgctgctgctgctgctgctgctgtccttTCTGCTGTTTCCTCCGGGCCTCCCAGTCCTGGGCGCCCCCCCACGCCTCATCTGTGACAGCCGAGTCCTGGAGAGGTACATCCTGGAGGCCAGGGAGGCCGAAAATGCCACG ATGGGCTGTGTGGAAGGCTGCAGCTTCAATGAGAATATCACTGTCCCAGACACCAAGGTTAACTTCTATGCCTGGAAGAGGATGGAG GTCCAGCAACAGGCCCTGGAAGTCTGGCAGGGCCTGGCCCAGCTCTCAGAAGCTATCCTGCGGGGCCAGGTCCTATTGGCCAACGCATCCCAGCCATGCGAGGCCCTGCGGCTGCATGTGGACAAAGCTGTCAGCGGCCTCCGCAGTCTCACCTCCCTGCTTCGGGCACTGGGAGCCCAG AAAGAAGCCATCCCCCTTCCGGATGCGACCCCTTCCACAGCCCCACTCCGAACATTCACTGTTGATGCTTTGTCCAAGCTTTTCCGAATCTACTCCAATTTCCTGCGGGGAAAGCTGACGCTGTATGCGGGGGAGGCCTGCAGGAGAGGGGACAGGTGA